In Paenibacillus bovis, one DNA window encodes the following:
- a CDS encoding DUF3841 domain-containing protein, producing MSRSVKVIETYWTIQSEEVWELAVRRGYLIGDPHYYMFPEEYEWMIQQMRNRLPGYIGEPPIWLWLQKPDMRSTGHAESGSKIVRLTVQLDPRSVLVSDCWDWEIVLNNGFNADTEAESQAFDAGELQLTKEQSWERIFELDRPRDSSWIGSHPRILQGTTGRIDLQYIRKVEYFTARQLGRYLKSKKETEVWHF from the coding sequence TTGTCCAGGAGTGTGAAAGTCATAGAGACGTATTGGACCATACAATCTGAGGAAGTCTGGGAGCTTGCTGTCCGGCGTGGCTACCTGATAGGAGATCCACACTATTATATGTTTCCGGAAGAATATGAATGGATGATCCAGCAGATGAGAAACCGGCTACCGGGCTATATCGGCGAACCACCGATATGGCTGTGGTTACAGAAACCGGATATGCGCAGTACCGGTCACGCAGAGTCCGGAAGTAAGATCGTTCGCCTTACGGTGCAGTTGGATCCGCGCAGCGTCCTGGTGTCGGACTGCTGGGATTGGGAAATCGTGCTGAATAATGGATTTAATGCAGACACAGAGGCCGAATCCCAAGCGTTTGATGCAGGAGAATTGCAGCTTACGAAGGAACAGAGCTGGGAACGCATATTTGAACTCGATCGGCCCCGGGATAGCTCTTGGATCGGTAGCCATCCTCGTATACTACAAGGTACGACAGGACGGATTGATCTGCAGTATATTCGGAAAGTAGAGTACTTTACTGCTCGCCAGTTAGGACGATATTTAAAATCGAAGAAGGAGACTGAAGTATGGCATTTTTGA
- a CDS encoding helix-turn-helix transcriptional regulator has translation MAFLIGQRPFIKLYILHILDQRQSYGLEMISEVKRYLKEEGYTPPQSEIYRGLNELVTAGIIETTHRIKKDHNGSTGDFQEIILYKYTIDGRQKAEMFKREVKLELDRCIGMLKQARKDNFK, from the coding sequence ATGGCATTTTTGATTGGTCAGCGACCGTTTATCAAGCTCTATATTCTACACATTCTTGATCAGCGACAAAGTTATGGGCTGGAGATGATAAGTGAGGTGAAAAGATACTTAAAGGAAGAGGGATACACACCGCCACAAAGTGAAATATATCGAGGTTTAAACGAATTAGTAACAGCTGGCATTATTGAAACAACTCATCGAATTAAAAAAGATCATAATGGAAGCACGGGCGATTTTCAGGAAATTATTCTGTACAAATATACAATAGACGGCAGGCAAAAGGCAGAAATGTTTAAACGTGAGGTGAAACTAGAACTTGATCGTTGTATAGGGATGCTGAAACAGGCCAGAAAAGATAATTTCAAGTAA
- a CDS encoding helix-turn-helix domain-containing protein: MASDFVDLVRNIMINLKISSTQLSELSGVNKGNISDALNNYRIPFKVFYKIAKALDLQVDQHLKPYLRSRFADKRGAWRFVKTAFQESLNLEEFTIALMIIDSYLDSEEASLHLKDIFMLVDTFYKEQPQLKKDFLPVYDKLSQLQPKSKTDTDTIMSVINYRKLSIRISTGDKLIGDINYWLNYTMTSSMPPRIRINALLEICRLLLFYHEDWPTLDLASQRLITLVEHILKMQNSSYSFDELDEPLPDPLVRYYGQGFIMQTSVHNFYKRFDKAEELIEKYRDLSWFPELDDEGWIHVERFKMFAKANTFYFQLEKGNLSIIPEYMNYLKDYSDDELLPAIRQIVEVANRYQQSISKDVIDKAYELIILRSDLANHESYYAKEKLIHEYLKLICALSKYLFRSFNYQKGMDMALRCFEVSLNFRNRDMILKSMGLIENYKGSAALHQMEDYANIRERMSDYAEVS, encoded by the coding sequence ATGGCCAGCGATTTTGTCGATCTTGTAAGAAATATTATGATAAACCTTAAAATATCTAGCACTCAATTGAGTGAACTTTCAGGTGTAAATAAAGGAAATATTTCCGATGCATTAAACAACTATAGAATACCATTCAAAGTATTTTATAAGATTGCAAAAGCACTCGATTTGCAAGTAGATCAACACCTTAAACCTTATCTAAGATCTCGCTTTGCAGATAAAAGAGGCGCCTGGCGATTTGTTAAAACTGCCTTTCAAGAGTCTTTGAATCTTGAAGAATTTACAATAGCCCTTATGATTATAGATTCGTATTTAGATTCCGAAGAAGCATCTTTACATTTGAAGGATATTTTTATGCTGGTTGATACTTTTTATAAGGAACAGCCACAGCTTAAAAAAGATTTTCTGCCAGTTTATGATAAACTTTCTCAATTGCAACCTAAAAGCAAGACGGATACGGATACTATTATGTCTGTTATTAATTATCGCAAACTCTCTATTAGAATCAGCACTGGAGATAAGTTAATAGGCGACATTAATTACTGGCTAAACTACACTATGACGAGCAGTATGCCACCTCGTATCCGTATAAACGCTTTGCTTGAAATTTGCCGACTGCTACTTTTCTATCATGAAGATTGGCCTACCCTTGACTTGGCTAGTCAGCGGCTTATTACTCTCGTTGAACATATCTTAAAAATGCAAAATTCATCATATAGTTTTGATGAATTGGATGAACCACTTCCAGATCCGTTAGTTCGTTATTACGGACAAGGATTTATTATGCAAACATCTGTGCATAATTTCTATAAACGATTTGATAAAGCAGAGGAATTAATCGAAAAATATCGAGATTTATCTTGGTTTCCAGAACTTGATGATGAAGGCTGGATTCACGTTGAACGATTTAAAATGTTTGCCAAAGCAAATACTTTTTATTTCCAACTAGAAAAAGGAAATTTGAGTATTATTCCAGAATATATGAATTACCTTAAAGATTATTCTGACGATGAACTTCTACCAGCAATAAGACAAATTGTTGAAGTCGCAAACAGATATCAGCAATCTATCAGTAAAGATGTAATTGATAAGGCGTATGAACTTATAATTTTACGAAGCGATTTAGCGAATCATGAATCATACTATGCTAAAGAAAAGCTTATACATGAATATCTTAAGCTCATTTGTGCATTGTCAAAATATCTTTTCAGGAGTTTTAATTATCAGAAGGGCATGGATATGGCTTTACGATGTTTTGAAGTTTCTCTTAACTTCAGAAATAGGGACATGATATTAAAATCCATGGGTTTAATTGAAAACTACAAAGGTTCAGCTGCCCTACATCAAATGGAAGATTACGCTAATATTAGAGAAAGGATGAGTGACTATGCAGAAGTCTCTTAA
- a CDS encoding aspartyl-phosphate phosphatase Spo0E family protein: protein MNQIEQLAAQIEAARTELNQLVIDSTSLCSGIMLKKSKLLDDLLNRYQSKLQTMKKPVA, encoded by the coding sequence ATGAATCAGATCGAGCAGCTCGCTGCGCAGATCGAAGCAGCTAGAACAGAACTTAATCAGTTGGTGATAGACAGTACATCGCTTTGTTCTGGGATTATGCTAAAGAAGAGTAAACTGTTAGATGATTTACTAAATCGTTATCAAAGTAAACTGCAGACAATGAAAAAGCCGGTTGCATGA